Proteins from a genomic interval of Diospyros lotus cultivar Yz01 chromosome 6, ASM1463336v1, whole genome shotgun sequence:
- the LOC127804249 gene encoding uncharacterized protein LOC127804249 — protein MADYSESSHHVIPKETALQALNTIIQLHFEKTLEKKRAVDLQKKELWKLFQMFFVFLGLVFLAEAQSPRLQCRHCWVPIGLLSLSHLIFYVSVAQTLRCINGFKYQRRCHKLTLGLATDRLRQIKLRMSGAGDGEGGAGGSVITGDEFEIHYQEPPESYFGKFKRNWALYFGFLIFIYGFSVSSSVVLLCF, from the coding sequence ATGGCGGACTACTCTGAGAGCAGCCACCACGTGATACCAAAAGAAACGGCACTCCAGGCCCTCAACACCATCATCCAGCTTCACTTCGAGAAGACCCTCGAGAAGAAGCGGGCCGTGGATCTCCAGAAGAAGGAGCTCTGGAAGCTCTTCCAGATGTTCTTCGTCTTCCTCGGACTCGTCTTCCTGGCCGAGGCCCAGTCTCCGCGGCTGCAGTGCCGCCACTGCTGGGTCCCCATCGGCCTGCTCTCCCTCTCCCACCTCATCTTCTACGTGTCGGTGGCCCAGACCCTGCGCTGCATCAACGGCTTCAAGTACCAGAGGCGCTGCCACAAGCTCACCCTGGGGCTGGCCACCGACCGCCTCCGCCAGATCAAGCTCAGGATGAGCGGTGCCGGAGACGGAGAGGGCGGCGCCGGAGGAAGCGTGATTACCGGGGATGAGTTCGAGATACACTATCAGGAACCGCCGGAGAGTTACTTTGGTAAGTTCAAGAGGAACTGGGCTTTGTACTTTGGgttcttgatcttcatctatgGCTTCTCCGTCTCTTCCTCTGTAGTTCTTCTCTGTTTCTAG